A single genomic interval of Methanolacinia paynteri harbors:
- a CDS encoding ABC transporter ATP-binding protein, whose amino-acid sequence MIEFKNLVKTYGKINAVDNLSIKIDKGEVFGLLGPNGAGKSTTILMLCGLIQPTSGECYIDGTEVSRNPIEVKRRIGYMPEDVGFYPNLSAEQNLEFFSKLYNIPEKERRTRTDELLELVGLSGVEKKVGGYSKGMRQRLGIAKALINDPDVVILDEPTANLDPQGVSDYRKIIRNISGSDKTVLVSSHILSEVSKVCSRVGIMQKGRIIKDGSWDELARNLDLLGLPEIIINVETASGMPELVHDDIIRVDYSGGMTKAKIIASCDIRTDIGRILIENRIVPREIALDAITMEDAVLSYYNEVNS is encoded by the coding sequence ATGATAGAATTTAAAAATCTGGTCAAAACCTACGGTAAAATTAACGCTGTAGACAATCTCTCCATAAAAATAGATAAAGGGGAGGTATTTGGTCTCCTTGGCCCGAACGGTGCGGGAAAAAGTACTACTATCCTGATGCTGTGCGGGCTTATTCAGCCGACTTCGGGAGAATGCTATATCGACGGGACGGAAGTCTCGAGAAATCCCATCGAAGTAAAGAGAAGAATCGGCTATATGCCTGAAGATGTCGGGTTTTATCCCAACCTTTCGGCCGAACAGAACCTGGAATTTTTCTCCAAGCTATACAATATTCCCGAAAAGGAGAGAAGGACAAGGACAGACGAACTCCTTGAACTCGTAGGATTATCCGGTGTTGAGAAGAAGGTCGGCGGGTACTCGAAGGGAATGCGCCAGCGGCTGGGGATTGCCAAGGCGCTGATCAATGATCCCGATGTGGTCATTCTTGACGAACCGACGGCCAATCTCGATCCGCAGGGAGTTTCCGATTACCGCAAGATCATCAGGAATATTTCAGGCTCGGATAAGACGGTTCTCGTATCTTCGCATATTCTCTCGGAGGTCAGCAAAGTCTGTTCGAGGGTCGGGATCATGCAGAAGGGAAGGATAATAAAAGACGGGTCCTGGGACGAACTTGCGAGAAACCTGGATCTTTTAGGTCTGCCCGAGATAATTATCAATGTCGAGACCGCGTCCGGGATGCCCGAACTTGTTCATGACGATATCATCAGGGTTGATTATTCCGGGGGAATGACCAAGGCGAAGATTATCGCTTCATGCGATATCAGGACCGACATAGGCAGAATCCTGATCGAGAACAGGATCGTTCCGAGGGAGATCGCACTTGATGCCATAACAATGGAAGACGCCGTTCTTTCGTACTACAACGAGGTGAACAGCTGA
- a CDS encoding FHA domain-containing protein, translating to MVFHKTPPDETKSGDVTLEDHAEPGLLEELLEYLQAISNPVRLEIITFIERGPRSVREIANHINSNYDNTKKHIDRLLNAGIIKKEPGIGKETSRGALPVWKYSLMYGGIESIIRNLNSFSNLDLKIISDKAMEAIEILNENLSGPAGKEPYLQVLGGDDDKKIFPVISPLTKIGRTTGKYFEEDKCSVILSGSYLSVTRISGIHAEIQKNGTQYIFSDPGSTNGSYINYKLVIKGESIILSDGDIIDLGRGQTRARLIFHMD from the coding sequence ATGGTATTCCACAAAACCCCGCCTGATGAGACGAAGTCCGGAGATGTTACGCTGGAGGATCATGCGGAACCCGGCCTTCTCGAAGAGCTCCTGGAATACCTCCAGGCGATATCAAATCCCGTTAGGCTCGAGATCATCACTTTTATCGAAAGAGGTCCGAGATCCGTCAGGGAGATTGCGAACCATATCAACTCCAATTACGACAATACAAAAAAGCACATCGACAGGCTGCTGAATGCAGGGATCATAAAGAAAGAGCCGGGAATAGGAAAAGAGACATCCAGGGGTGCTCTTCCGGTCTGGAAATATTCTCTTATGTACGGCGGTATCGAATCGATTATCAGGAACCTGAATTCTTTCTCGAATCTCGACCTTAAGATTATCAGTGACAAGGCAATGGAAGCCATAGAAATTCTAAATGAAAATCTGTCGGGACCGGCCGGAAAAGAGCCTTACCTGCAGGTGCTTGGAGGGGACGACGATAAGAAGATATTTCCTGTAATATCCCCCCTCACAAAGATCGGCAGGACGACGGGGAAGTATTTTGAAGAAGACAAATGCTCCGTAATACTCTCCGGGTCATATCTCTCGGTTACGAGAATAAGCGGGATACATGCGGAAATTCAAAAAAACGGTACACAGTATATATTCTCAGACCCGGGGAGCACCAACGGATCGTATATCAATTATAAGCTGGTTATAAAGGGAGAATCGATAATTCTTTCCGACGGGGATATTATCGATCTCGGCAGGGGACAGACACGTGCGAGACTGATTTTTCATATGGACTGA
- a CDS encoding serine/threonine protein kinase — protein MRRNRLVLLLLIISFLVISPVHAEFEYPVNDSANSTFTVTIVSPDELLPDDYNETAVHVVSDTNSMIIFENPFLYGINNNDSGNLSIVTVYSDNYPRSAEDTSPLNTISYDLWYSDEMDAFLFFLIISLIVSGILSIVPAKQKANSAGKPEPFERNLIAAGHFAIFVLLSLITAHMISTSYNMFAYYENGLFVYLGLIASLVYTGASSLMLSIIIIKNGRRGYTGQVHCIVLLISFLFYFECIISGNPGLFGMNVIFIPTLLLLSLVLMAVSRLWSSGTPPAENKTPENEKTFYYNGEDRDRQYISLFPRELYEKYGNISIAGTGGAAIVFRAKRESDGEIVALKIPISRDEVAGKSFIREISVWKTLKHENIVEIYSANIFPSPYIEMEYLDRNLMSLAFPLPVEKTISIITGIAEGLEYAHAMGIVHHDIKPNNILLDDRDTPKITDWGLSKTIADNFESSNIGFSLVYAAPEQLFPSRFGKPGTRTDIYQTGVLFYELLTGEKPFKGDLIEEMLSGGDKGSIVPVSEILGDPSYTDLDRIIMRCLRRDPEQRYPDIESFLKDLKEISGNL, from the coding sequence TTGAGAAGAAACCGGCTGGTATTACTTTTATTGATCATCTCCTTTCTCGTAATTTCACCCGTACATGCAGAATTTGAATACCCGGTAAATGACAGCGCAAACAGCACATTTACTGTCACTATCGTATCACCTGACGAATTACTTCCGGATGATTACAATGAAACTGCGGTTCATGTTGTATCCGATACGAACAGCATGATAATCTTCGAAAATCCTTTTCTATACGGGATAAATAATAATGATTCGGGAAATCTTAGTATTGTCACCGTTTATTCGGACAATTACCCGCGATCTGCCGAAGATACATCTCCGCTGAATACAATCTCCTACGATCTCTGGTACTCCGACGAGATGGATGCATTTCTGTTTTTCCTGATAATCTCGCTGATCGTATCCGGAATTCTCTCCATAGTCCCTGCGAAGCAGAAGGCAAATTCAGCCGGCAAACCCGAACCCTTTGAGAGGAATCTTATCGCGGCAGGTCATTTCGCAATTTTCGTTCTGCTGTCCCTTATCACCGCTCATATGATATCCACCTCATACAACATGTTCGCCTATTATGAAAACGGGCTGTTTGTGTATCTCGGGCTTATTGCATCGCTCGTCTATACCGGTGCATCGTCTCTCATGCTTTCGATTATAATCATAAAAAACGGGCGCAGGGGGTATACCGGTCAAGTGCACTGCATCGTGCTGTTAATCTCATTTTTATTTTATTTCGAGTGTATAATCTCCGGCAACCCGGGATTGTTCGGGATGAACGTCATATTCATACCGACGCTGCTGCTGCTGTCACTGGTGCTTATGGCAGTCTCCAGGCTATGGTCGTCCGGGACTCCGCCGGCTGAAAATAAAACTCCTGAAAATGAAAAGACCTTCTATTATAACGGGGAAGACCGGGACAGGCAGTATATTTCATTATTCCCACGTGAACTTTACGAGAAGTACGGAAATATTTCCATAGCAGGGACCGGCGGTGCAGCGATCGTTTTCAGGGCCAAAAGAGAAAGCGACGGGGAAATCGTTGCACTAAAAATCCCGATATCCAGGGATGAGGTTGCCGGAAAATCGTTCATCAGGGAGATCTCGGTATGGAAAACGCTGAAGCATGAAAATATCGTCGAGATCTATTCGGCAAATATCTTCCCTTCGCCGTACATCGAGATGGAATATCTCGACAGAAATCTCATGTCTCTCGCATTCCCTCTTCCGGTGGAAAAGACCATCTCCATCATCACAGGCATTGCCGAAGGCCTTGAGTATGCACATGCGATGGGAATCGTCCATCACGATATAAAACCCAACAACATACTTCTCGACGACAGGGATACCCCGAAGATCACGGACTGGGGCCTCAGCAAAACGATCGCGGACAACTTCGAGTCTTCGAATATAGGATTCTCACTCGTCTATGCAGCACCGGAACAGCTGTTCCCTTCAAGATTTGGAAAACCCGGAACCAGGACCGATATTTACCAGACCGGAGTGCTCTTTTACGAACTCCTTACCGGTGAAAAGCCCTTTAAGGGAGATTTAATCGAGGAGATGCTCTCGGGCGGGGATAAAGGCAGCATCGTTCCGGTCTCGGAGATCCTGGGCGATCCCTCTTATACCGATCTCGACAGGATTATTATGAGATGCCTTAGGAGAGACCCGGAACAAAGATATCCGGATATCGAAAGTTTCCTTAAGGATTTGAAAGAGATTTCTGGAAATCTTTGA
- a CDS encoding NEW3 domain-containing protein, producing the protein MTGINQKLLNCLLASAFLILLLLPQGVFASDNATPNVEIICSFPGRIVEAGETVKFDLKIKNNYGTYPKMLDVDTFKGENDWKFAFYSGENKIDRVLMGKGEELAVTLEVDTAGDTPVDTYPVRIRIDDARLWIYIKIEKTHAGESGVLKVTVVDEQGEKIKGAVVKVVDDRMHNIVKEVLTTADGQIRTEVDQGDYILNIESSGYIGSQKDDIAIKSGYTTDAGTIMLEKKNYGLTIDVKSPLVTATIGNKPVYEILLSNVGKSDDIFDLGVEGLPAGWYGRFKLASSSNESASSLYIDAGSEKTVFLEIIPPYSVEKGDYSFNISVNSSDNSYTEKLEAKITGSSNMVVFSEKYRYEITKGDTAEISMSISNKGSGEALTNVRVEVSAPDGWNVRTTPSTIPSIQPGQKAVVNLKVTPPANIAASDYKISVKVISDQEEDTEDIKIIVSESSLVGILGVLLLAGACFGVYYYFRKHERR; encoded by the coding sequence ATGACGGGAATTAATCAAAAATTGCTGAACTGTTTATTGGCATCGGCATTTTTAATCCTGCTTCTCTTACCGCAGGGAGTTTTTGCATCAGACAATGCAACCCCCAATGTAGAGATTATATGCAGTTTTCCCGGGAGGATCGTTGAAGCCGGTGAAACGGTAAAGTTCGACCTGAAAATAAAGAACAACTACGGCACATATCCAAAGATGCTCGATGTGGATACGTTTAAAGGAGAGAACGACTGGAAGTTTGCTTTTTACTCCGGCGAAAATAAAATCGACCGTGTTTTAATGGGAAAAGGCGAGGAGTTAGCAGTTACCCTTGAAGTAGATACGGCAGGCGACACTCCTGTAGATACATATCCGGTAAGAATCCGGATCGACGACGCACGGCTGTGGATTTATATCAAAATCGAAAAAACACATGCCGGAGAGTCCGGCGTCCTTAAGGTTACGGTTGTCGACGAACAGGGAGAAAAGATAAAAGGCGCAGTGGTGAAGGTTGTCGATGACAGAATGCATAACATCGTAAAAGAGGTCCTTACAACCGCAGACGGGCAGATCCGGACCGAAGTCGATCAGGGGGATTATATTCTTAATATCGAAAGCAGCGGTTATATCGGTTCTCAAAAGGACGATATAGCGATAAAAAGCGGCTACACCACCGACGCCGGAACAATAATGCTCGAGAAGAAAAACTACGGGCTGACCATAGACGTTAAATCCCCGCTTGTGACGGCAACCATCGGAAACAAGCCGGTATATGAAATACTGTTGTCTAATGTCGGAAAAAGCGACGATATATTCGATCTCGGTGTCGAGGGTCTTCCTGCAGGATGGTACGGGAGATTTAAACTTGCATCGAGTTCGAACGAAAGCGCATCGAGTCTCTATATTGACGCAGGTTCTGAAAAAACCGTCTTCCTCGAGATCATTCCCCCGTATTCCGTGGAGAAGGGAGATTACTCTTTCAATATCTCGGTAAATTCGTCGGATAACAGTTATACAGAAAAGCTCGAGGCAAAGATTACAGGCAGCAGCAACATGGTTGTATTCTCCGAGAAATACCGTTATGAGATCACAAAGGGTGACACGGCGGAAATTTCGATGTCGATATCGAACAAGGGAAGCGGCGAAGCGCTGACCAATGTAAGAGTCGAAGTCTCGGCACCTGACGGATGGAATGTCCGGACGACACCTTCTACGATCCCGTCCATACAGCCGGGTCAAAAAGCGGTCGTCAATCTCAAGGTCACTCCGCCTGCAAACATCGCCGCCTCGGATTACAAGATCTCCGTTAAGGTCATCTCCGACCAGGAAGAAGATACCGAGGATATTAAGATTATAGTGAGCGAGAGTTCGCTCGTCGGAATATTAGGCGTGCTGCTTCTAGCGGGAGCATGTTTCGGGGTATATTATTACTTCAGAAAACACGAGAGAAGATAG
- a CDS encoding sulfite exporter TauE/SafE family protein, with product MTPEVIVFILIIAFVVGMIASILGIGGGTLNVPVLILIFSFDQINAIALSLAIGVAISFTSMVNYAWQQRILYKTALFLGVPAIGVSVLSVLVSISLPAVTLKLILIAILLVIASTLLKPDLISLPEIKNGPEYRDGCKNRYGDEFSGDFHALHMITWGSGGGLVNGLTGLGGGSINVPAMIAAKIPPHYATATSTMVVFLACMAASITHAELGNIHSLGFLALYITGAVCGAIAGTRYARRLRSSQLSFGFGLFLVFVCIIMAVNLFL from the coding sequence ATGACACCTGAAGTGATAGTGTTCATTTTAATAATCGCATTCGTCGTCGGGATGATCGCATCGATTCTCGGGATAGGCGGGGGGACGCTGAACGTGCCCGTGCTGATACTTATCTTTTCATTCGACCAGATTAATGCGATCGCTCTTTCTCTTGCCATAGGTGTCGCAATATCCTTTACTTCGATGGTGAATTATGCATGGCAGCAGAGAATACTCTATAAGACGGCACTGTTCCTGGGGGTTCCGGCTATAGGGGTATCGGTATTGTCGGTTCTCGTCTCGATATCGCTGCCCGCAGTGACGCTAAAGCTGATTTTGATCGCCATACTACTGGTCATTGCATCGACTCTTCTCAAACCGGACCTGATCTCCCTCCCGGAAATCAAAAATGGCCCGGAGTATCGTGACGGCTGTAAGAACAGGTACGGCGATGAGTTCTCCGGCGATTTTCATGCACTTCATATGATCACCTGGGGAAGCGGCGGTGGACTTGTAAACGGCCTGACAGGACTCGGCGGAGGAAGCATAAACGTACCAGCAATGATCGCGGCAAAGATTCCCCCGCACTATGCGACCGCGACCTCGACAATGGTCGTGTTTCTCGCGTGTATGGCGGCCTCGATCACTCACGCGGAGCTCGGCAATATTCATTCGCTGGGTTTTCTGGCATTGTACATCACCGGCGCCGTGTGCGGTGCGATTGCAGGCACGAGATACGCAAGAAGACTCAGGAGCAGCCAGCTGTCATTCGGGTTCGGGCTTTTCCTGGTATTCGTATGCATCATTATGGCAGTGAATCTTTTTCTCTGA
- a CDS encoding ABC transporter permease: protein MKSVGLFAITEKEFQDHTHSRKFLMFLSIILVVTIIGMASGSVDYNKQIDDYNEQVSVVDENSETDSYWYKPSIMTIFNSVGALLASLGAILGIAMGFDLITKEKESKSLKILLSHPIYRDEVINGKAAGGILALLLALFVTFIIAAGIMLIFGIVPSGEDFIYIAFFGLAAFLMIFSYFAISMFMSTVAEDSGNSLVYTLILFVFLSSLLPVFVWSSTTDLIIGPAPEYPEGYFDIDYGFNGAAVTMTVSDTGEVTKTENAYVKEEDEAWEKYMDEMEEYWGKREMLSGFISLLSPTNNFQDIMNTLTYSSSGFDDLLRSSYSPADKESAGVMDVLGKLLWNFVALIAIPAVFFGAAYVRFMRIDVR from the coding sequence ATGAAATCCGTTGGACTTTTTGCAATAACAGAAAAGGAATTCCAGGATCATACCCACAGCAGAAAATTCCTGATGTTCCTTTCGATCATCCTTGTCGTAACGATCATAGGGATGGCTTCCGGATCTGTGGACTATAACAAGCAGATCGACGATTATAACGAACAGGTCAGCGTGGTCGATGAGAATTCTGAGACGGATTCGTATTGGTACAAGCCGTCGATAATGACGATCTTCAATAGTGTGGGAGCTCTTCTTGCATCCCTGGGAGCCATACTCGGAATCGCCATGGGATTCGACCTGATTACGAAGGAAAAAGAGAGTAAATCGCTCAAAATCCTGTTGTCTCACCCGATATACCGCGATGAAGTCATAAACGGAAAAGCCGCGGGCGGAATTCTTGCATTGCTGCTAGCTTTATTCGTAACTTTTATTATTGCAGCAGGCATCATGCTGATCTTCGGGATAGTTCCTTCGGGCGAAGATTTCATATACATAGCCTTCTTCGGGCTTGCAGCGTTTTTGATGATCTTTTCATACTTCGCCATCTCCATGTTCATGTCAACGGTTGCAGAAGACAGCGGCAATTCTCTTGTTTATACTCTTATCCTCTTCGTCTTCCTTTCGAGTCTCCTGCCGGTTTTTGTCTGGAGTTCGACGACCGACCTCATTATCGGACCTGCACCCGAATACCCGGAAGGATACTTCGATATTGACTACGGTTTCAACGGGGCAGCGGTTACGATGACCGTAAGTGATACCGGAGAAGTGACGAAAACCGAAAATGCGTATGTAAAAGAGGAGGATGAGGCCTGGGAGAAATACATGGATGAAATGGAAGAATATTGGGGTAAAAGAGAGATGTTGTCGGGCTTCATCAGCCTTCTTTCGCCGACCAACAATTTCCAGGATATCATGAATACGCTGACATATTCGAGCAGCGGCTTTGACGACCTCCTGAGGTCTTCTTATTCTCCTGCGGATAAAGAGAGTGCCGGTGTTATGGATGTTCTCGGGAAACTCTTGTGGAACTTCGTTGCCCTGATCGCAATTCCGGCAGTATTCTTCGGTGCGGCATATGTCCGTTTCATGAGGATTGACGTGAGGTGA